The Candidatus Methylomirabilota bacterium genome segment GCGCGCTATACATGGGCAAGTGGGAGGGGACGATTAAGCGGGTCCGCAAGAACGGTGAGCAGTTCAGCGCCCGCGTCGTCATCACGCCCCGCCACGACGCCCAGGGCCAAACCATCGGCTTCCTGCTGATCTCCAAAGACATCTCGGGCGAGCTCCGCTTCAGCCAGCAGGTCAGCGAGGCCAAGCTGTTCGACCGGGCTATCGTCGGCAACGCGCAGGAGGCGGTGGACTTTATCACCAACATCCTGGAGTCGTCCACCGAGTACTCCATCATCGGCAAGGACCTGGACGGCACCATCCTGCTCTGGAACGAGGGCGCGAGGCGGCTGTACGGCTTCGAACCGGAGGAGGTCGTCGGCCGGGCCAACTCCTCCATCCTGCACACGCCGGAGGACGTCGCTACGGGCAAACCCCGCGAAATCCTGGACAGCGCGCTGCGCGACGGCAAGTGGGAGGGGACGATCAAGCGGGTCCGCAAGAACGGTGAGCAGTTCACCGCCCGCGTGGTCATCACGCCGCGCCACGACGGCGAGGGCGCACCCATCGGCTTCCTGCTGATCTCCAAAGACATCTCCGACGAAATCCGCCTGACCGAGGAGCTGAAGTCGACCCAGTTCTACACCCGATCGCTCATTGAATCGAACATGGACGCCCTGATGACGACCGATCCGCTGGGGCTGATCACCGACGTCAACCGGCAGATGGAGGCGCTCACCGGCTGCAGCCGGGATGAGCTGATCGGCACACCGTTCAAGCGGTTCTTCACCGACGCGGAGCAGGCCGAAAAAGGGATCCATCTGGTGCTCCGCGAAGGGCGGGTGGCCAACTACGAGCTGACGGCACGGGCCAAGGACGGCCGGCGCACCGTCGTCTCGTACAACGCCTCCACCTTCCGCGACGCGCACGGGCGGCTGCAGGGCGTCTTCGCCGCGGCCCGCGACATCACCGAGCAGAAAAAGCTGGAGCAGCAACTGCGGGAATCGCAGTCGTATAACCGGGGTCTTATCGAGGCCTCGGTCGACGGCCTCATCACGGTCGATCCCACCGGGACGATCACCGACGTCAACGAGCAGATGTGCCGGATGACCGGCTATACCCGCGAGGAGCTGATCGGCACGCCGTTCGCCGACTATTTCGCCGACCCGGAGCGGGCTACCGCCGGCGTCAACGAGACGTTCGACAAGGGGGTCGTCACCAACTACGTGCTGGTCTTACTCACGCGGCAGGCGAAGAAGCTGCGGGTCTCGTTTAACGCCTCGGTGTTCAAGGACCCGTCGGGCAGCACCCGCGGCATCTTCGCCTCGGCCCGCGACATCACCGAGCAGTCGGCGCTGCAGACGCAGCTTGCCGAAGAGCGGGCCTACAACCGGGGTCTCATCGAGGCCTCCCTCGACGGCCTGATCACCGTCGATCCGATGCTGACCATTACCGACGTCAACGAGACGATGTGTCGCATGTCGGACTACACGCGAGACGAACTGATCGGGTCGCCGTTCTCGCAGTACTTTACCGATCCGAAGCGGGCGGCCGAAGGCGTTCGCCTCACGCTGGACAAGGGGGCGGTCACCAACTACGAGTTGCTGCTCAAGACCAAGGACGGCCGCGAAAGCCTGGTCTCATTCAACGCCGCCATCTTCAAGGACCAGACCGGCGCCGTGCGCGGCATCTTCGCCTCGGCCCGCGACATCACCGATCAGGCAAAGCTGCAGGGCCAGTTGGGCGACGAGCGAACCTACAACCGCGGCCTGATCGAGGCCTCGGTGGACGGCCTGGTCACCGTCGATGACTCGATGATCATCATGGACGTCAACGAAACGATGTGCCGGATGGCCGGCCGGCCGCACAACCAGCTCGTCGGCTCGTCGTTCCCCGGCTATTTCGTCGAGCGCGAGCGGGCCGCCGAGGGCGTCCGGTTGACCTTCAACGAAGGGGCCGTCACCAACTATGTCCTGACGCTGCAGGCGGCAGACGGGGCGCAGGTGCCGGTCTCGTTCAACGCCGCGGTGTTCAAGGACACGTCAGGCACAGTCCGCGGCATCTTCGCCTCGGCCCGCGACATCACCGCCCAGAAACGGCTGGAGGCTCAGCTCCAGGCGTCGCAGACCTATACGCGCTCCCTCATCGAATCCAACATCGACGCGCTGATGACCACCGACCCCCTGGGGATCATCACCGACGTCAACCAGCAGATGGAGTCCCTCACCGGCTGCAGCCGCGACGAGCTGATCAGCACCCCCTTCAAGACCTACTTCACCGACCCGGATCGGGCGGAAGAGGGCATCCGCCTGGTGCTCCGGGAGGGGAAGGTCACCAACTACGAGCTGACCGCCCGCGCCAAGCACGGCAAGGAGACCGTCGTCTCGTACAACGCTACCACCTTCGCCGACCGGGACGGCAAGCTCCAGGGCGTGTTCGCCGCCGCCCGCGACATCACCGAGGCGAAGAAGCTTGACCGGCAGTTGCGCGAGCAGCAGACCTACCTGCGCGGCCTCATCGAATCGTCGGTGGACGGGCTGGTGACCGTCGATCCGCACGGCACCATCACCGACGTCAACGATCGGATCTGCCAGATGACCGGCTACACCCGCGGCGAGCTGGTCGGCACCCCCTTTGCCGACTACTTCACCGAGCCGGACCGGGCGCGGGAGGGGGTCCAGCGGACGTTTGAGGCCGGCTTCGTCACCGAGTACGCGCTGACGCTCGTCGCCCGCACCCGGCGGCTCTTGCAGGTCTCATTCAACGCCTCGGTGTTCAAGGAGCCCACCGGCGCCGTGCGCGGTATCTTCGCCTCGGCCCGCGACATTACGGACCGCGTCCGGCTGGAGGAGCAGCTCCGCGAGCAACAGACCTACCTGCGCGGCCTCATCGAGTCCTCGGTGGACGGCCTGATCACGGTGGACCCCGAGGGGTTCATTACCGACGTGAACGAGCAGATGTGCCGCATGACCGGCTACACCCGGGCCGATCTGATCGGCACCCCCTTCAAGCGCTACTTCATCGAGCCGGAGAAGGCGGATGCCGGCGTCAAGCGGACCTTCGCCGAAGGGGTGGTTACCAACTACGCCCTGGTGCTCGTGACCAAGGGCGGTCGCAAGGCGACCGTCTCCTTCAACGCCTCGATCTTCAGGGGCGGAGACGGGCGCGTGCAAGGTATCTTCGCCAGCGCCCGCGACATCTCTGAGCAGGCGAGGCTGCAGACCCAGCTCGCCGAACAGCAGGCCTACAACCGCTCGCTGATTGAGGCCTCGGCCGACGCCCTGTTCGCCATCGCCCCCGACGGCATCATCACCGACGTGAACGCCGAGGCCACGCGGCTGACCGGGTATACCCGCAAGCACCTGATCAACTCGACCTTCGGCACCTACTTCACCCAGCCGGAGCTGGCCAGGTCCGGCGTACAGCAAACGCTGCGCGAGGGCCGCGTCATCGGCTACGAGCTGGTGCTGATCACCCGCCACGGGCGACGGATCGCGGTCAGTTTCAACGCCGGCGTCTTCACCGACGCGGCCGGCGCGCCGCTGGGCATCCTGGCGGCCGCCCGCGACATCACCGAGCAGAAAACGCTCGAACAGCAGTTGCGCGACCAGCAGTTCTACACCCGCTCCCTCATCGAATCCAACATCGACGCGCTGATGACCACCGATCCCCTGGGGATCATCACCGACGTCAACCAGCAGATGGAGTCCCTCACCGGCTGCAGCCGCGACGAGCTGATCGGCACCCCCTTCAAGACCTACTTCACCGACCCGGATCGGGCGGAAGAGGGCATCCGCCTGGTGCTCCGGGAGGGGAAGGTCACCAACTACGAACTGACCGCCCGCGCCAAGCACGGCAAGGAGACCGTCGTCTCGTACAACGCTACCACCTTCGCCGACCGGGACGGCAAGCTCCAGGGCGTGTTCGCCGCCGCCCGCGACATCACCCAGACCAAGCAGGCGTCGCAATACGCCCGGTCGCTGATCGAGTCGAGCTTGGACCCGCTGGTCACCATCAGCCCGGACGGCAAGATCACCGACGTCAACGAGGCCACGATGGCGGTCACCGGCGTGCCCCGCGAGAAGCTGATCGGGACCGACTTCTCGAGTTACTTCACCGAGCCGGGCAAGGCGCGCGAGGGGTACAAGCAGGTCTTCGAGAAGGGGATCGTCACCGACTACGCCCTCACGATCCGGAGCACCACCGGGACGCTCACCGACGTTCTGTACAACGCGACGGTCTATAAGGACGACAAAGGCAACGTCCTGGGCGTCTTCGCCGCCGCCCGCGACATCACGCAACAGAAGAAGGCCGGCGAGGAGCGCTCACGGCTGGCCGCCATCGTCGACTCCTCGGCCGATGCCATCATCGGCAAGACGCTCGAGGGCGTCATCACGAGCTGGAACCGGGGCGCCGAGCGGATGTACGGCTACGCCGCATCCGAGGCGATCGGCCGGCACATCTCGATCCTCCTGCCCGCGCACATGCGGCAGGAGGAGCAGCGCATCCTGCAGCGGCTCAGCCAGGGCGAGATCATCGAGCCGTACGAAACCGTGCGTATCCGCAAGGGGGGCGAGATCATCGAGGTCTCCGTCACGGTCTCTCCGGTGCGGGACGCTGAGGGCAAGATCGTGGGCGCCTCGAAGATCTCGCGCGACATCACCGCCCAGAAGCAGGCCTCTCAGTATGCCCGCAGCCTGATCGAGTCCAGCCTGGACCCGCTGGTCACCATCAGCCCGGACGGCAAGATCACCGACGTCAACGAGGCCACGGTCAAGGTCACCGGCTGCAGCCGGGAGACGCTCATCGGGACCGACTTCTCCAGCTACTTCACCGAGCCGGAGAAGGCGCGCGAGGGCTACCTCCGCGTCTTTGCCGAGGGGTTTGTGTCGGACTACCCGCTGACGATCCGGGCCAAAGACGGACGGCTGACCGACGTCCTGTACAACGCGTCGGTCTACAAGGACGCGCGCGGCAACGTCCTGGGCGTCTTCGCCGCCGCCCGCGACGTGACCGAGCGCAAACGGTTCGAGGTGGCGCTTCAGGAAAAGAACGTCGAGCTGGAGCGCGCGAGCGTGGCCAAGGACCGGTTCCTGGCCAGCATGTCGCACGAGCTGCGGACGCCGCTCAACGCCATCATCGGCTTTACCGGAACGCTGTTGATGAGACTCCCCGGCCCGCTGACGGGCGATCAGACCGATCAGCTCCAGACGATTCAGTCCGCAGCCAAGCATCTGCGGTCGCTGATCAACGACCTGCTGGACCTCGCCAAGATCGAGTCTGGCAAGACGAAGATCACCATCGAGCCGGTGGATTGCGCCAGCATCCTGGACGAGGTGGCGACGACGCTCCGCCCGCTGGCCCTTGCGAAGGGCCTGCAGTTCGAGGTGAGCGCAGCGAAGCCGGACTGCGTCCTGCAGACCGACCGCCGGGCCCTCAGCCAGATCCTGTTGAACCTAACCAGCAACGCTATCAAGTTCACGGAGCAGGGCCAGGTGATCCTGCGGGCCGAGTGCACAAGATGCGACGGAGGCACCCAGGCCCGTATCAGCATACGCGATACGGGGATCGGCATCGCAGCCGAGGCCCAGGCCCGGCTGTTTCAGGCCTTCCAGCAGGTCCACGACCCCGACACCCGGCCTACCGAAGGGACCGGTCTAGGGCTGTACCTCAGCCAGCGCCTGGCCGAGCTGTTAAACGCCCGCATTGAGTTCCAGAGCGAGGAGGGCAAAGGCAGCACCTTCACCCTGGTCCTGAAGGCTTGACGGAGCAGCGGTCATGCGCGGTAAAAAGAAGGGGATGGGCAAAGGGGGCGTTCAGGATAACGGCCGCCGTGCGGTGTCGCCCGGCACAAGGTCCCGCACGGCACGGGCGCCGGTCACGGCGCTCCGCATCCTGATCGTGGAAGACGATCGCGCGAGCCTCAAGCTGATGAGTTACCTGGTGCGGGCCCTCGGCCACACGGCGCTGGAGGCGCGGGACGGCCGCGAGGGATGGCAGGTCGCCGAGCAGGAAAGGCCGGACCTGATCGTCTGCGACATCGCCATGCCCAAGGCCGACGGCTTCCAGGTGGCCCGGTGGCGTCGCGATCACTCGGAACTGCACCGTGTCCCATTAGTGGCCGTCACCGCCATGGCGATGCCCGGCGATCGCGAGCGGATCCTCGCCGCCGGATTCGACGCCTACATTAGTAAGCCGATTGCCCCGGAGACCTTCGTCCAGCAGCTCGAGGCGCTGGCGAAAGCCGCGTAGTGTCCTGTTTCTGAAATTGGTTGTATATTTGGGGACGTCATTCCGCCCCCGATCAGGTCGGGGGCCGCAAAGCGGGCGCGAGCCGGAATCCAGGGAATACCGAGAGTTCTGGATTCCCGCTTTCGCGGGAATGACGACACACTGATGGCTACGATTCTGATTGTCGATGACAAGCCGATTAACCGGCGGTTGCTGGTAACGCTGCTCCCCCGTAAGCACTACCGCACACTGGAAGCGGCCGACGGCGCGGAGGCGCTGGCGCTGCTTCGCCGAGACGCGGTCGATCTGGTCATCTGCGACATCCTCATGCCAACCATGGACGGGTACGAGTTGGTTCGCGAGCTTCGGCGCGATCCGGCGACGGCCCGCATTCCCGTCATCTTCTACACGGCAAAGTATGAACGCTGGGAAGCCGAGCGGCTGGAACAGCTTGGCGGCGTCGTCCGGCATCTGACCAAAGGGGTCGATCCGGAGGAGATCCTCCTCGCGGTCGAGAAGGCGCTGCACGACGCGACAACCAGGCCGTACCCGCTGCCGGCGGAGGCGTACGACCGTGAGCATCTCCGCCTGCTCATGGACAAACTGGCCCAGCACGTCGACGAGCTCGAGGTCGCCAATGCGCAGCTTCGCGCCGAGGTCCGCGAACGCGAGATGGCGGAAGCGGCCCTGCGCGACAGCGAGGCGCGGCTGCGGGAAGTGACGATCACGCTGGAGGCACAGGTGGCGGCGCGCACCGCCGAGTCCAACGCGCGTGCCGCCCAACTGGGGGCACTGACCTTGGAACTGCTCCATGCCGAGGAGAGCGAGCGGCGGCGGGTCGCACAGGTGATGCACGACTCGCTCCAGCAACGGCTGGCCGCCGCCAAACTTCGCCTCGACATCGCTCGAAGCAGGATCAGCGACACGGCGCTTCTGCAGCATATCCGGCAGGCCGGGGAGCTGATCGACGAATCGATGGAGGAGGCGCGCTCGCTGACCAGCCAGCTCAGTCCGCTGGTCTTGTACAACCTGGGGCTGGCGGCGGCGCTCGCCTGGCTTGGACAGCAGATGCAGGAACAGCACGGGCTGGCGGTCAAGGTGCAGGCTGCGCCCGACGCCAACCCGAGCAGTGAAGAGACCGCCGTGCTGCTCTTCCATGCCGTCCGCGAACTGCTATTCAACGTCGTCAAGCACGCAGAGGTTCCGGAAGCCCGCGTGATCCTCGAGGGGATCCACGGGGCCGTCCGGGTCACCGTTGAGGATCAGGGTAAGGGCTTCGACCCTGCCGCAACCGCCACCCTCGATGTCTCAAAAAGAGGGTTCGGGCTCTTCTCGATCCGGGAGCGACTGGAGGCCATCGGCGGGCAGTTCACGGTCGAGAGCGCGCCGGGTCGAGGGACCTGCGTGTACCTTGTGGCGCCGGAAGCCGCAATTGCCGCACCGCCGACGCCACCCTTGACGCTGCATCCCGAGCCTGTCCCGGTAAGCGAGGGGGGTCTTCACGCCATCCGCGTCCTGCTGGCCGATGACCACCCCGTCGTCCGCAGCGGCCTGGTGGCGCTGCTGCACGACTATCCGGATATCGAGGTGATCGGCGAAGCGATCGATGGCGTGATGGCCCTGAACATGGCCCGGCAACTGAAACCGGACGTCGTGCTGATGGATGTGACGATGCCTCGGATGAACGGCATCGACGCCACCCGTCTGATCGTGAGCGAACTGCCGAACGTACGCGTGATCGGACTGTCGATGCACGGCAACGAGCAGATGGCCGCCTCGATGCGGCGGGCCGGCGCCGTCGCCTATCTGCATAAGGGCGGATCGCCAGACGCCCTCGTGGCCGCCATCCATGACGCGGTCGCCCAGGCAGCCCCCTCACCCTGACCCTCTCCCACAAGGGGCGAGGGGAAGAAAAGGAGAACCTTCCCGTACCCAGAGGGTACCGGCGGGACGGAGATACTAAACCGATGGCAAACGCCACGTATCGACACACACTGAAGACACGTTCGATGGCCAAATCCACGCCAACCCTGCCCAAGTCGCCCACCGGTATCCAAGGTCTGGATGAGATCACCGGCGGCGGCCTGCCGAAGGGCCGACCCACCCTCGTCTGCGGCGGCGCCGGCTGCGGCAAGACCCTGCTCGCGATGGAGTTCCTGGTGCGGGGCGCCGTGCAATTTGGCGAGCCGGGCGTCTTCATGGCGTTTGAAGAGAGCGCCAAGGAGCTGACCCAGAACGTCGCATCGCTCGGGTTCGATCTGCACGCGCTGATCGCGCGTAAAAAACTCTCGCTCGATCATGTGCGGATCGAGCGAAGCGAAATCGAGGAGACCGGCGAATACGACCTGGAAGGCCTGTTCATCCGGCTCGGCCATGCCATCGACGTCATCGGCGCCAGGCGCGTGGTGCTGGACACCGTCGAATCGCTCTTCTCCGGCCTGCCGAACGAGCTGATCGTACGCGCGGAGCTGCGCCGACTCTTTCAATGGCTCAAGGCCAAAGAGGTAACCGCGATCATCACCAGCGAACGCGGCAACGGTACGCTGACGCGGCAAGGGCTGGAGGAGTACGTCTCCGATTGCGTCATCCTGCTCGACCACCGCGTGACGGACCAGGCCTCCACCCGGCGCCTGCGCATCGTCAAATATCGCGGCTCTGCGCACGGCACCAACGAGTATCCGTTTCTGATCGACGAGCACGGCATGACGGTGCTGCCGATCACGTCGGTCGGCCTGGCGCACCCGGTCTCCACCGAACGGATCGCCACCGGCATCCGGGGCCTGGACGCGATGCTGGGCGGCAAGGGCTATTATCGCGGCAGCACAGCGCTGGTCTCCGGCACGGCCGGGAGCGGCAAGACGAGCCTCGCCGCGCACTTTGCCGATGCCGCGTGTCGGCGCAAGGAGCGCGTGTTGTACTTTGCCTTCGAGGAATCCCCGGACCAGGTGACGCGCAATATGCGCTCCATCGGGATCGATCTGAGGCCATGGAAGCAAAAAGGTCTCTTGCAGTTTCACGCGATCCGTTCCACGTACTACGGCCTGGAGATGCACCTGACGATGATGTATAAAGCGATCACGGCATTTGGGCCCCACGTGGTGATCGTCGATCCGATTACCAGTTTCGTCGTCGACGGCCACCAGATCGAGGTCAAGGCGATGCTGATGCGGCTGAT includes the following:
- a CDS encoding KaiC 1 codes for the protein MAKSTPTLPKSPTGIQGLDEITGGGLPKGRPTLVCGGAGCGKTLLAMEFLVRGAVQFGEPGVFMAFEESAKELTQNVASLGFDLHALIARKKLSLDHVRIERSEIEETGEYDLEGLFIRLGHAIDVIGARRVVLDTVESLFSGLPNELIVRAELRRLFQWLKAKEVTAIITSERGNGTLTRQGLEEYVSDCVILLDHRVTDQASTRRLRIVKYRGSAHGTNEYPFLIDEHGMTVLPITSVGLAHPVSTERIATGIRGLDAMLGGKGYYRGSTALVSGTAGSGKTSLAAHFADAACRRKERVLYFAFEESPDQVTRNMRSIGIDLRPWKQKGLLQFHAIRSTYYGLEMHLTMMYKAITAFGPHVVIVDPITSFVVDGHQIEVKAMLMRLIDFLKTHQITALCTSLTAGGATLEHTDTAVSSLIDTWLLLRDVEAGGERNRAMYILKSRGMAHSHQIREFLLTDRGVDLREIYVGPGGVPTGSAASRHADSTTDGRSRAARRRR
- a CDS encoding response regulator; translation: MGKGGVQDNGRRAVSPGTRSRTARAPVTALRILIVEDDRASLKLMSYLVRALGHTALEARDGREGWQVAEQERPDLIVCDIAMPKADGFQVARWRRDHSELHRVPLVAVTAMAMPGDRERILAAGFDAYISKPIAPETFVQQLEALAKAA